Proteins from a genomic interval of Rosa chinensis cultivar Old Blush chromosome 2, RchiOBHm-V2, whole genome shotgun sequence:
- the LOC112183421 gene encoding thymidine kinase a — protein MKLFLFPSSLSFSSLIFNPFSHCNPKSMASFKPTIPLTSESAPSRRPPSGEVHVIMGPMFAGKTTALLRRIKSEGANGRNVAMIKSSKDNRYAVDSVVTHDGAKFPCWALPDLSSFRHKFGGDAYDKLDVIGIDEAQFFEDLYDFCCTAADHDGKTVIVAGLDGDYLRKSFGSVLDVVPLADTVTKLTARCEMCGKRAFFTLRKTEETKTELIGGADVYMPVCRQHYVNGQVLIKSARSVVESHKFKSGTISEAAAVI, from the exons ATGAAACTCTTCCTCTTCCCatcttctctctccttctcttccCTAATTTTCAATCCCTTTTCTCACTGTAACCCTAAATCCATGGCCTCCTTCAAACCCACAATCCCCCTGACCAGCGAATCCGCCCCTTCCCGCCGCCCCCCCTCGGGCGAGGTCCACGTCATCATGGGTCCCATGTTCGCCGGCAAGACCACCGCTCTCCTGCGCCGGATCAAGTCCGAGGGCGCCAACGGCAg GAATGTGGCGATGATAAAATCGAGCAAGGATAACAGATACGCCGTCGATTCGGTGGTGACTCATGATGGGGCGAAATTTCCATGCTGGGCTCTGCCGGATCTGTCCTCGTTTAGGCACAAATTTGGAGGTGATGCTTATGATAAG CTTGATGTTATTGGTATCGATGAGGCTCAATTTTTCGAAGATCTATATGATTTCTGCTGCACGGCTGCTGATCATGATGGGAAAACTGTGATTGTTGCAGGCTTGGATGGCGATTACTTAAG GAAAAGCTTTGGCTCGGTGCTTGATGTAGTGCCTCTTGCTGATACAGTGACCAAATTGACAGCTCGATGTGAAATGTGTGGCAAACGAGCTTTCTTTACCCTGAGgaagacggaggagacgaagaCTGAACTGATTGGCGGGGCTGATGTCTACATGCCTGTTTGTCGCCAACACTATGTCAATGGACAAGTTCTCATCAAATCTGCAAGAAGTGTTGTGGAGTCTCATAAATTTAAGAGTGGCACCATTTCAGAAGCAGCTGCAGTTATTTAG